The Streptomyces sp. NBC_01353 genome contains a region encoding:
- a CDS encoding AAA family ATPase, producing the protein MPVVHVMTGLPASGKTTAARRLQAESEGRMRRVNLDDLRTMLDIPAPERGRSHAHERTVLDIQDAAVRSAVEGGFDVVVDNTHLTPHIPKRLIAAVTGVDADFVVHDFTDVPVEECVRRDAARERYVGEEIIRILADKHAKATRGGWRLTAEWLSRRPSAAPYVPDPALPSAVMCDIDGTLALRGDRGPYDFSRCDLDLINVSVRQALRAFRSAENDTIVLVSGRSEDHRVMTEAWLAQHGVPYDELWMRASDDGRSDDIVKAELFDAHVRHRYAVRVSLDDRDRVVALWRHMGLPTWQVNYGNF; encoded by the coding sequence GTGCCCGTAGTACACGTCATGACGGGCCTCCCCGCCTCGGGGAAGACCACGGCCGCCCGGCGGCTGCAGGCGGAGTCCGAGGGCCGGATGCGCCGCGTCAACCTCGACGACCTGCGCACGATGCTCGACATCCCCGCCCCCGAGCGCGGGCGCTCGCACGCGCACGAGCGGACCGTCCTCGACATCCAGGACGCCGCGGTCCGCTCGGCCGTCGAGGGTGGCTTCGACGTGGTCGTCGACAACACGCACCTGACCCCGCACATCCCCAAGCGGCTCATCGCCGCCGTCACCGGCGTCGACGCCGACTTCGTCGTGCACGACTTCACCGACGTGCCCGTGGAGGAGTGCGTACGACGCGACGCCGCGCGCGAGCGATACGTCGGCGAGGAGATCATCCGCATCCTGGCCGACAAGCACGCCAAGGCCACCCGCGGCGGCTGGCGGCTGACCGCCGAGTGGCTGAGCAGGCGGCCCTCGGCCGCGCCCTACGTCCCCGACCCGGCGCTGCCGTCGGCGGTGATGTGCGACATCGACGGCACGCTCGCGCTGCGCGGTGACCGAGGCCCGTACGACTTCTCGCGCTGCGACCTCGACTTGATCAACGTCTCGGTACGGCAGGCCCTGCGAGCCTTCCGTAGCGCCGAGAACGACACGATCGTCCTGGTCTCGGGCCGCAGCGAGGACCACCGGGTGATGACCGAGGCGTGGCTCGCGCAGCACGGAGTCCCCTACGACGAGCTGTGGATGCGAGCCTCGGACGACGGCCGCAGCGACGACATCGTGAAGGCCGAACTCTTCGACGCGCACGTGCGCCACCGCTACGCGGTACGGGTCTCGCTCGACGACCGCGACCGTGTGGTCGCCCTCTGGCGCCACATGGGCCTGCCGACCTGGCAGGTCAACTACGGCAACTTCTAG
- a CDS encoding alpha/beta hydrolase, translating into MSEYVLVAGTWLGAWAWDEVVPELQAGGHGVHAVTLSGLAERRGVEAGQQAHVADIVDVVERLDLRDVVLVGHSYAGIPVGQAAERIGDRLARVVFVDSNVPADGESFVSAWPDGRAMVERSIAENGGFWAPLGAADYAGQGLDDAQIARIVGSTPHPGASLTEPAELARPLGELPATYIKCLLDGAEPNNDVAALLKSERWELVRMDTGHWPMFSQPHELARILLDAARK; encoded by the coding sequence ATGAGCGAATACGTACTGGTGGCAGGGACATGGCTCGGAGCGTGGGCGTGGGACGAGGTGGTGCCCGAGTTGCAGGCGGGCGGTCATGGGGTACATGCGGTGACGCTGTCCGGGCTCGCCGAGCGGCGGGGCGTCGAGGCAGGGCAGCAGGCACATGTGGCGGACATCGTCGACGTGGTCGAGCGGCTCGATCTGCGTGATGTCGTCCTGGTGGGGCACAGCTACGCGGGCATCCCGGTGGGCCAGGCCGCCGAGCGGATCGGCGACCGGCTGGCCCGGGTGGTCTTCGTCGACTCCAACGTGCCCGCCGACGGGGAGTCGTTCGTCTCCGCGTGGCCGGACGGCCGGGCGATGGTGGAGCGTTCGATCGCCGAGAACGGAGGCTTCTGGGCGCCGCTCGGCGCGGCCGACTACGCGGGACAGGGCCTCGACGACGCCCAGATCGCCCGGATCGTCGGCTCGACTCCCCACCCGGGCGCCTCGCTCACCGAACCCGCCGAACTGGCCCGCCCGCTCGGCGAGCTGCCGGCGACGTACATCAAGTGCCTGTTGGACGGCGCCGAACCGAACAACGACGTGGCGGCGCTGCTGAAGAGCGAGCGCTGGGAGCTCGTGCGGATGGACACGGGCCACTGGCCCATGTTCTCCCAGCCGCACGAGCTGGCCCGGATCCTCCTCGACGCGGCCCGGAAGTAA
- a CDS encoding CapA family protein, protein MGSDLVGLFLCGDVMLGRGVDQILPHPGDPALRERYVHDARSYVALAEAVNGPIPHRVDFAYPWGVALGALDDVAPDVRITNLETAVTTNSEFAPGKAVHYRMHPENLPSLTAVRPDVCVLANNHVLDYGRAGLDDTLAALSASGLRTVGAGRNTEEAGRPAVVDLPGGGRLVVHALGMASSGIPSYWAATDELGGVHFAAAPTDATATRLTTRIRETKRPGDIVVVSVHWGSNWGYALSRADVDFAHALIDSGADIVHGHSSHHPRPVEVYRGRLVLHGCGDLINDYEGITGYEQYRDDLRLLPVASVRPEDGGLQEVRIIPLRAKRMRLEHAPGRDARWLHDVLGRTSRPYGAQVALDEDGTLVARPA, encoded by the coding sequence ATGGGCAGTGACCTGGTCGGACTGTTCCTCTGCGGCGATGTGATGCTGGGCCGCGGGGTCGACCAGATCCTTCCCCATCCCGGCGATCCGGCTCTCCGCGAGCGGTATGTGCATGATGCACGGTCCTATGTGGCGCTCGCGGAGGCGGTGAACGGACCCATTCCCCACCGCGTGGACTTCGCCTATCCCTGGGGCGTCGCGCTCGGCGCCCTCGACGACGTCGCGCCCGACGTCCGGATCACCAACCTGGAGACGGCCGTCACCACGAACAGCGAGTTCGCCCCCGGCAAGGCGGTCCACTACCGGATGCACCCGGAGAACCTGCCGAGCCTGACGGCCGTCCGCCCCGATGTCTGTGTGCTGGCCAACAACCACGTCCTGGACTACGGCCGGGCCGGTCTCGACGACACCCTCGCCGCGCTCTCCGCGAGCGGGCTGCGCACGGTGGGAGCCGGCCGGAACACCGAGGAGGCCGGTCGGCCCGCCGTCGTCGACCTCCCCGGCGGCGGACGGCTCGTCGTCCACGCCCTGGGCATGGCCTCCAGCGGTATCCCGAGCTACTGGGCCGCCACGGACGAGCTGGGCGGCGTCCACTTCGCCGCCGCGCCGACCGACGCCACCGCCACCCGCCTCACCACCCGGATACGGGAGACCAAGAGACCGGGCGACATCGTCGTGGTGTCGGTCCACTGGGGTTCGAACTGGGGTTACGCGCTCTCCCGCGCCGACGTCGACTTCGCGCACGCCCTGATCGACAGCGGCGCCGACATCGTGCACGGGCACTCCTCGCACCACCCCCGGCCCGTGGAGGTGTACCGGGGCAGACTCGTCCTCCACGGCTGCGGCGACCTGATCAACGACTACGAGGGCATCACGGGCTACGAGCAGTACCGCGACGACCTGCGGCTGCTCCCCGTCGCCTCGGTGAGGCCCGAAGACGGCGGACTCCAGGAGGTGCGCATCATTCCCCTGCGGGCCAAGCGCATGAGGCTGGAGCACGCCCCCGGCCGGGATGCGCGGTGGCTCCACGACGTACTCGGCCGGACGAGCCGGCCCTACGGCGCGCAGGTCGCCCTCGACGAGGACGGAACCCTCGTCGCCCGTCCCGCCTGA
- a CDS encoding phosphoribosyltransferase family protein, with translation MYFTDRTDAGRQLAARLDHLKGHDVVVLGLPRGGVPVAEQVADALGAPLDVCLVRKLGVPFQPELAMGAIGEGDVRVLNDNVLVETGVSDRDVAAVEERERALLRRRAERYRGTTPPARLDGRTAVVVDDGLATGATALAACRVVRARGAARIVLAVPVAPAGWPARIGGEADETASVHEPEFFYAIGQFYEDFSQTADEEVLACLARNRAARGAGATDAEVRIKVGELDLAGHLVVPQGAAGVVLFAHGSGSSRHSPRNRAVAEDLNRAGLGTLLFDLLTEEEAADRANVFDTELLADRLARATAWLGGQPGIGGLRTGYFGASTGAAAALWAASDPAATVAAVVSRGGRPDLAGPRLAAVRAPTLLIVGGHDPLVVDLNEQAQRQLRCENELVIVPGATHLFEEPGTLERVGELAAGWFGDHF, from the coding sequence ATGTACTTCACCGATCGTACGGACGCCGGACGGCAACTAGCCGCCCGCCTGGACCATCTCAAGGGCCACGACGTCGTGGTCCTGGGCCTTCCGCGCGGCGGCGTGCCGGTCGCCGAACAGGTTGCCGACGCACTCGGGGCTCCACTCGACGTCTGTCTCGTACGCAAGTTGGGGGTGCCCTTCCAGCCCGAGCTGGCCATGGGCGCCATCGGGGAGGGGGACGTGCGGGTGCTCAACGACAACGTGCTGGTCGAGACCGGCGTCTCCGACCGTGACGTCGCCGCGGTCGAGGAACGGGAACGGGCGCTGTTGCGCCGGCGGGCCGAGCGTTATCGCGGGACGACGCCACCGGCCCGCCTCGACGGCCGTACGGCCGTGGTCGTCGACGACGGACTGGCGACGGGTGCCACAGCACTCGCCGCCTGCCGGGTCGTCCGCGCACGGGGGGCCGCGCGGATCGTGCTCGCGGTCCCGGTCGCACCGGCCGGTTGGCCGGCCCGCATCGGCGGGGAGGCGGACGAGACGGCCAGCGTGCACGAGCCGGAGTTCTTCTACGCGATCGGCCAGTTCTACGAGGACTTCTCGCAGACCGCCGACGAGGAGGTCCTCGCCTGCCTGGCGCGCAACCGCGCCGCGCGCGGCGCGGGCGCGACGGACGCGGAAGTACGTATCAAGGTAGGGGAGTTGGATTTGGCAGGGCATCTGGTGGTGCCTCAGGGCGCGGCAGGGGTCGTCCTGTTCGCCCACGGCAGCGGCAGCAGCCGGCACAGCCCCCGTAATCGCGCCGTCGCGGAGGACCTGAACCGAGCCGGCCTCGGTACGCTCCTTTTCGACCTGCTCACCGAGGAGGAAGCAGCCGACCGGGCCAACGTGTTCGACACCGAACTCCTGGCCGACCGTCTGGCCCGGGCCACGGCGTGGCTCGGGGGACAGCCCGGCATCGGCGGGCTGCGCACCGGTTACTTCGGCGCCAGCACCGGCGCGGCGGCCGCCCTCTGGGCCGCCTCCGACCCTGCCGCAACCGTGGCCGCCGTGGTCTCCCGCGGCGGACGCCCGGACCTCGCCGGTCCACGTCTCGCCGCCGTACGCGCCCCCACCCTCCTCATCGTCGGCGGCCACGACCCCCTTGTCGTGGACCTGAACGAACAGGCGCAACGTCAACTGCGCTGCGAGAACGAGCTCGTGATCGTCCCCGGCGCCACTCATCTCTTCGAGGAACCGGGCACCTTGGAACGCGTCGGTGAACTCGCGGCCGGTTGGTTCGGCGACCACTTCTGA
- a CDS encoding DUF4097 family beta strand repeat-containing protein, with protein sequence MQKFATTAPVSAVLDIPAGRVRFVAADRADTAVEILPADASKSRDVKAAEQTTVEFADGVLRIQAPEAKNQILGSSGYIEVTVQLPTGSSVEVKGADAELRGVGRLGGVVFEAAQGAVELDEAESARLTLQAGDIVVGRLGGDAEIRTQKGDLRVAEAVRGTVTLHTESGEISVGAAAGVSASLDAGTAYGRIHNALRNTDGAAGLNIHATTAYGDITARSL encoded by the coding sequence ATGCAGAAGTTCGCCACCACCGCCCCCGTCTCCGCCGTCCTGGACATCCCCGCCGGACGGGTCCGGTTCGTCGCCGCCGACCGGGCCGACACCGCAGTCGAGATCCTGCCCGCCGACGCCTCGAAGAGCCGTGACGTGAAGGCCGCGGAGCAGACCACGGTCGAGTTCGCCGACGGTGTCCTGCGGATCCAGGCCCCGGAGGCGAAGAACCAGATCCTCGGCAGCTCCGGATACATCGAGGTGACCGTCCAGCTGCCCACCGGTTCCAGCGTCGAGGTGAAGGGTGCCGACGCCGAACTCCGGGGCGTCGGACGGCTCGGTGGCGTCGTCTTCGAGGCGGCGCAGGGTGCGGTCGAGCTCGACGAGGCCGAAAGCGCCCGCCTCACGCTCCAGGCCGGCGACATCGTGGTCGGCCGCCTGGGCGGCGACGCGGAGATCCGCACCCAGAAGGGTGACCTCCGCGTCGCCGAGGCGGTGCGCGGCACGGTCACGCTGCACACCGAATCCGGCGAGATCTCGGTCGGCGCCGCAGCCGGGGTCTCCGCCTCCCTGGACGCCGGCACTGCCTACGGCCGGATCCACAACGCCCTCCGGAACACCGACGGCGCCGCCGGCCTGAACATCCACGCCACCACCGCCTACGGCGACATCACCGCCCGCAGCCTCTAG
- a CDS encoding DPP IV N-terminal domain-containing protein, producing MSTTQDYQAAEQLLRRPARPGELVVGDKVRPQWIDGGARFWYAVSNGAGRRFVLVDPAAGTREPAFDHALLATALSDASGQQVDPEALPFMGIELAGNAVEFFALGEYWHCGLDSYVCERAEFTPPGNPLEVLSPDGKVAVSRRGHDLWARSLSDGREWALTTDGEPDHGYGYGPDCTSNATLLRKIGLPYLPPAVAWSPDSTKVLAHRTDERSVRQTHLVEARPADGGAPRLHTQRFAYAGDENMPLAELVVLDVAEGAVVRAQADPLLMPVMSPIMAKWAWWAPDGSAVYYLGRPRDQRTLTLYRLDPVTGEVTTVLSETGATRVEPNQSMYEPPIVQVRADEVLWYSQRDGWGHLYRYDLRTGALLGQVTSGQWAVRQILRVDETERVVYFTAGGLVEEDPYRRTVCRVGLDGSGFAKVTDDELDHVVTMREDQEYFIDSASTVDTAPVTSVRDWSGRVLVELERADIGKLVATGWTAPERFCVKAADGVTDIYGVLYRPRGFDPAERYPVVDNVYPGPQVTRVAPCFDPGGMGLDAEPLAALGFVVVALDGRGTPGRSKSFHDASYGHLADAGCLADHAAALRQLAETRPWMDLDRTGVFGHSGGGFAAARAMLDFPEVYKVGVALSGSHDAPHFNLGFVETYDGADNPEAWARTSNLDLADRLAGKLLLIHGEMDDQVHPDQTLRLADRLLAAGKDFELHIVPGAEHTFIDCLAYVRTRCWDYLVRELMGTQPPAYRPAPIAIGPELLGELFG from the coding sequence ATGAGTACCACTCAGGACTACCAGGCCGCCGAGCAGCTCCTCCGTCGCCCCGCCCGCCCCGGCGAACTCGTCGTCGGCGACAAGGTCAGGCCGCAGTGGATCGACGGAGGCGCCCGCTTCTGGTATGCGGTGAGTAACGGTGCCGGCAGACGGTTCGTGCTGGTCGACCCGGCGGCGGGCACCCGCGAGCCGGCCTTCGACCACGCCCTGCTCGCCACCGCGCTGTCCGACGCCTCCGGGCAGCAGGTCGACCCTGAGGCCCTGCCGTTCATGGGCATCGAACTGGCCGGGAACGCCGTGGAGTTCTTCGCGCTCGGCGAGTACTGGCACTGCGGACTGGACAGTTATGTCTGTGAGCGGGCCGAGTTCACCCCGCCGGGCAACCCCCTCGAAGTACTGTCGCCGGACGGGAAGGTCGCGGTGTCGCGACGGGGGCACGACCTGTGGGCGCGTTCGCTGTCCGACGGGCGTGAGTGGGCGCTGACCACCGACGGCGAGCCCGACCACGGGTACGGCTACGGCCCGGACTGCACGAGCAACGCCACCCTGCTGCGCAAGATAGGCCTGCCGTACCTGCCGCCGGCGGTGGCGTGGTCGCCCGACTCGACGAAGGTCCTTGCGCACCGGACCGACGAGCGCAGCGTCCGGCAGACCCACCTCGTGGAGGCCCGGCCCGCCGACGGCGGCGCGCCCCGCCTGCACACCCAGCGGTTCGCCTACGCCGGGGACGAGAACATGCCGCTGGCCGAGCTGGTCGTGCTGGACGTCGCCGAGGGCGCCGTGGTCCGGGCGCAGGCCGACCCGCTGCTCATGCCGGTGATGTCGCCGATCATGGCCAAGTGGGCGTGGTGGGCTCCGGACGGCTCCGCGGTGTACTACCTCGGCCGGCCCCGCGACCAGCGCACGCTCACCCTGTACCGCCTCGACCCGGTCACCGGCGAGGTCACCACGGTGCTCAGCGAGACCGGGGCCACCCGGGTGGAGCCCAACCAGTCGATGTACGAGCCGCCGATCGTGCAGGTCCGTGCCGACGAAGTTCTGTGGTACTCGCAGCGGGACGGCTGGGGCCACCTGTACCGGTACGACCTGCGCACGGGCGCGCTGCTCGGGCAGGTCACCTCCGGGCAGTGGGCGGTACGGCAGATCCTGCGCGTCGACGAGACCGAGCGGGTGGTGTACTTCACCGCCGGCGGCCTGGTGGAGGAGGATCCGTACCGGCGCACGGTGTGCCGGGTGGGTCTGGACGGCTCCGGCTTCGCCAAGGTCACGGACGACGAGCTGGACCACGTCGTCACCATGAGGGAAGACCAGGAGTACTTCATCGACTCCGCGTCCACCGTCGACACCGCGCCGGTGACCAGCGTCCGTGACTGGAGCGGGCGGGTCCTCGTCGAGCTGGAGCGTGCCGACATCGGCAAGCTCGTCGCCACCGGCTGGACAGCGCCGGAACGTTTCTGCGTCAAGGCGGCCGACGGCGTGACGGACATCTACGGGGTGCTCTACCGACCGCGAGGGTTCGACCCCGCAGAGCGCTACCCGGTGGTGGACAACGTCTACCCCGGGCCGCAGGTCACCCGGGTCGCCCCGTGTTTCGACCCCGGCGGCATGGGCCTCGACGCGGAACCCCTCGCGGCACTGGGCTTCGTCGTGGTGGCGCTGGACGGGCGAGGCACTCCGGGGCGGAGCAAGTCCTTCCACGACGCCTCCTACGGTCACTTGGCCGACGCGGGTTGCCTGGCCGATCACGCTGCTGCGCTGCGGCAGCTGGCCGAGACCCGGCCTTGGATGGACCTGGACCGGACGGGAGTGTTCGGCCACTCAGGAGGCGGGTTCGCCGCAGCGCGGGCGATGCTGGACTTCCCCGAGGTGTACAAGGTCGGAGTCGCCCTCTCCGGCTCGCACGACGCCCCCCACTTCAACCTGGGCTTCGTGGAGACCTACGACGGCGCGGACAATCCCGAGGCCTGGGCCCGCACCTCCAACCTGGACCTCGCGGACCGGCTGGCGGGCAAGCTGCTGCTCATCCACGGCGAGATGGACGACCAGGTCCACCCCGACCAGACGCTGAGGCTTGCCGACCGGCTCCTCGCCGCCGGCAAGGACTTCGAGCTGCACATCGTGCCCGGCGCCGAGCACACGTTCATCGACTGTCTGGCCTACGTCCGCACCCGTTGCTGGGACTACCTGGTGCGCGAGCTGATGGGTACGCAGCCCCCTGCGTACCGCCCGGCCCCCATAGCCATCGGCCCCGAGCTGCTCGGCGAGCTGTTCGGCTGA
- a CDS encoding LysM peptidoglycan-binding domain-containing protein, translated as MPAHGKHRRPKRRPLTRGIALASTGGAALALPLVATATAHATPQSAPATAPAEKTVFSAPAKIAESIPAAQNSAAKTYKVVRGDSLSVIAHEQDVQGGWKALYRANRSAVGDNPSLIHPGLELTLSGKSATAPKQPKQSKSSARSDADRADRSQQRSAAPAKAAPAKPAAAASGKAAAAAPKAAPAKNYANNLDGWIRESLDVMARYGIPGSYDGIHRNIMRESSGNPQAINLWDSNAVKGTPSKGLLQVIEPTFLAYHVPGTSMDLFDPVANITAACNYAADRYGSIDNVNGAY; from the coding sequence ATGCCCGCACACGGTAAGCACCGGCGCCCCAAGCGACGTCCCCTGACCCGCGGTATCGCCCTTGCGAGCACGGGTGGCGCCGCACTGGCCCTGCCCCTGGTCGCCACGGCCACCGCTCATGCGACGCCCCAGTCGGCCCCCGCGACCGCCCCCGCCGAGAAGACCGTCTTCAGCGCCCCGGCGAAGATCGCGGAATCAATTCCGGCTGCCCAGAATTCCGCTGCCAAGACTTATAAGGTCGTCCGCGGCGACTCCCTTTCGGTGATCGCGCACGAGCAGGATGTCCAGGGTGGATGGAAGGCCCTGTACCGCGCGAATCGCAGCGCCGTCGGTGACAACCCGTCACTTATCCACCCCGGCCTCGAACTGACGCTCAGCGGGAAATCCGCCACCGCCCCGAAGCAGCCCAAGCAGTCGAAGTCCTCGGCCCGTTCGGACGCCGACCGGGCCGACCGCTCGCAGCAGCGGAGCGCCGCTCCCGCCAAGGCCGCTCCCGCGAAGCCCGCCGCCGCGGCTTCCGGGAAGGCCGCCGCCGCGGCCCCCAAGGCCGCCCCCGCGAAGAACTACGCCAACAACCTCGACGGCTGGATCCGTGAGTCGCTGGACGTCATGGCGCGCTACGGCATCCCGGGCTCGTACGACGGGATCCACCGCAACATCATGCGCGAGTCCTCGGGCAACCCGCAGGCCATCAACCTCTGGGACTCGAACGCCGTCAAGGGCACCCCGTCCAAGGGTCTCCTCCAGGTCATCGAGCCGACCTTCCTCGCCTACCACGTGCCGGGCACGTCGATGGACCTCTTCGACCCCGTCGCCAACATCACCGCGGCCTGCAACTACGCCGCGGACCGCTACGGCTCCATCGACAACGTCAACGGGGCGTACTGA
- a CDS encoding phospholipase C, phosphocholine-specific yields MTPISRRGFVGIGAGLMAGAALPPGTASATAAAATGTLTDVKHVVILMQENRSFDHYFGRLRGVRGFGDRAAGNIPGGWGMFNQPNWGGRQYPWKLSATPPAGGVDGETLAQCNGDLPHSWTSQHAAWNKGRMDNWVTGVGNTRTLGHLDRGDIPFHYALADNYTTCDAYFCSALSATGPNRTFLWSGRIDASSKDGGDESGLTWETYAEALQRAGVSWKVYQNAQDNYGDNGLAYFKKFTDARPGDPLYDRGMGSVPKVTGSTPDDIAAAIRADVVAGTLPQVSWVVANEAFSEHPYAPPGDGAHFVDLVYRALAANPEVFDGTVLFLNYDENDGFFDHVPPPVAPPGTPGEYLDGVPIGLGFRVPMLVMSPWTRGGWVSSEVFDHTSVLRFMETWTAALGTPAACPNISAWRRKVTGDLTGVFDFGNPVFGVPSGLPSTAKVIGQSTCGPLPNPVPQDNALPAQEAGTRPARALPYQVNGNLDRFEFGAAGKILAWFSMTNQGAQAKRAAHFTIHPHQHRDTAAWQYTVDVGTTSTDYFNIGTGSGSGKYDISMMGPNRFLRRFIGDASKPGKAIEVAARFATEPGTGKTAIYFAMKNTSTTPVTFTIRSHAYRSDGPWTYTVAANSSREDYFNAVAYQNGWYDFTVLADVDGTWSRRYTGHIETGAASITG; encoded by the coding sequence ATGACTCCCATCAGCCGCAGGGGATTCGTCGGGATCGGGGCAGGTCTCATGGCGGGTGCCGCCCTCCCCCCGGGCACGGCATCGGCCACCGCCGCAGCCGCCACCGGCACGCTCACCGACGTCAAGCATGTCGTGATCCTCATGCAGGAGAACCGCAGCTTCGACCACTACTTCGGCCGGCTGCGCGGCGTCCGCGGCTTCGGCGACCGGGCCGCGGGCAACATCCCGGGCGGCTGGGGCATGTTCAACCAGCCCAACTGGGGCGGCCGCCAGTACCCGTGGAAGCTCAGCGCCACCCCGCCCGCCGGGGGCGTCGACGGCGAGACCCTGGCCCAGTGCAACGGCGACCTTCCGCACAGCTGGACCTCGCAGCACGCGGCATGGAACAAGGGCCGTATGGACAACTGGGTGACCGGCGTCGGCAACACCCGCACCCTCGGCCATCTCGACCGTGGCGACATCCCCTTCCACTACGCCCTCGCCGACAACTACACGACCTGTGACGCGTACTTCTGCTCGGCGCTCAGCGCCACCGGCCCGAACCGCACCTTCCTCTGGAGCGGCAGGATCGACGCCTCCAGCAAGGACGGCGGCGACGAGTCCGGGCTCACCTGGGAGACGTACGCGGAGGCGCTCCAGCGCGCCGGGGTGAGCTGGAAGGTCTACCAGAACGCGCAGGACAACTACGGCGACAACGGCCTCGCGTACTTCAAGAAGTTCACCGACGCGCGGCCCGGCGACCCGCTGTACGACCGCGGCATGGGGTCGGTCCCCAAGGTCACCGGCTCGACCCCGGACGACATCGCCGCCGCGATCCGCGCCGACGTCGTCGCAGGCACGCTCCCCCAGGTCTCCTGGGTCGTGGCCAATGAGGCCTTCTCCGAGCACCCGTACGCCCCGCCCGGCGACGGCGCGCACTTCGTGGACCTCGTATACCGCGCGCTCGCCGCGAATCCCGAGGTGTTCGACGGGACGGTCCTCTTCCTCAACTACGACGAGAACGACGGCTTCTTCGACCACGTCCCGCCGCCGGTCGCCCCGCCCGGCACCCCGGGCGAGTACCTCGACGGTGTCCCGATCGGTCTCGGCTTCCGGGTCCCGATGCTCGTCATGTCCCCGTGGACGCGTGGCGGCTGGGTCAGCTCGGAGGTCTTCGACCACACCTCGGTCCTGCGGTTCATGGAGACCTGGACGGCTGCCCTCGGCACCCCCGCCGCGTGCCCGAACATCAGCGCCTGGCGGCGCAAGGTCACGGGCGATCTGACCGGGGTCTTCGACTTCGGGAACCCCGTCTTCGGTGTCCCCTCGGGGCTCCCGTCGACCGCCAAGGTGATCGGGCAGTCGACCTGCGGCCCGCTCCCCAACCCGGTCCCGCAGGACAACGCCCTGCCCGCGCAGGAGGCCGGCACCCGCCCGGCACGCGCCCTGCCGTACCAGGTGAACGGCAACCTCGACCGGTTCGAGTTCGGCGCCGCGGGCAAGATCCTGGCCTGGTTCTCCATGACGAACCAGGGCGCGCAGGCGAAGCGCGCGGCGCACTTCACGATCCATCCGCACCAGCACCGGGACACGGCGGCCTGGCAGTACACCGTCGACGTGGGCACGACGTCCACGGACTACTTCAACATCGGGACGGGCTCGGGATCGGGCAAATACGACATCTCGATGATGGGCCCCAACCGCTTCCTGCGCCGCTTCATCGGCGACGCCTCGAAGCCGGGCAAGGCGATCGAGGTCGCTGCGCGCTTCGCGACCGAGCCGGGCACGGGAAAGACGGCGATCTACTTCGCGATGAAGAACACCTCCACCACTCCGGTGACGTTCACCATCCGCTCGCACGCCTACCGTTCCGACGGGCCGTGGACGTACACGGTGGCGGCGAACTCCTCGCGCGAGGACTACTTCAACGCCGTGGCGTACCAGAACGGCTGGTACGACTTCACGGTCCTCGCCGACGTCGACGGCACCTGGTCACGCCGCTACACGGGCCACATCGAAACCGGCGCCGCGAGCATCACGGGCTGA